CGACCACGGGCACATGGAGGATGTGCCAGCGAGTCATGTTCTCCAGTACTTGGCGCACGGTGTCGTCGGGCCCGCAGGTCTTGACCGCCTTGGTCATGATCGAGCTGACCGGCGCGTCGAGCAGGTCGGCTCCGCTGAGATGCCGGATCCTGCTTTCGCGTTCGGCCATGGTGTAGACGATGTCCCGCACCGCGACGATGCCGTCGACATGCTTGCCGTCCTCGCTGATCACCACGCAGCCGACCCGGTGCAGCTTGAGCAGGTGGGCGACCTTGGAAATGCTGTCGTTCGGGCGCACCGTCACGACGGTCCGGCCTTTCAGGTCCAGAAAGGTGCTGATCTTCATGGCTGGTCTCCTTCCCATGACAGTGCGGTCACCGCCTTGTAAAACCAGAAATCATCGACGAATTGTCCGGCGATCCGCAACGCTC
This Skermanella mucosa DNA region includes the following protein-coding sequences:
- a CDS encoding CBS domain-containing protein, with translation MKISTFLDLKGRTVVTVRPNDSISKVAHLLKLHRVGCVVISEDGKHVDGIVAVRDIVYTMAERESRIRHLSGADLLDAPVSSIMTKAVKTCGPDDTVRQVLENMTRWHILHVPVVDRGVLCGIVSVDDVVKLAIAEMDLEKGALQDRARLYQTLEELR